In one Alnus glutinosa chromosome 12, dhAlnGlut1.1, whole genome shotgun sequence genomic region, the following are encoded:
- the LOC133851914 gene encoding GDSL esterase/lipase At5g33370-like: MARMLLLCSRMVFMMAMTLGSFSTNIAEAARAFFVFGDSLVDNGNNNYLATTARADSPPYGIDYPTHRPTGRFSNGRNIPDFISEQIGSEPTLPYLSPELSGQRLLIGANFASAGIGILNDTGIQFINIIRMFRQLEYFQEYQRRVAAIIGDQRAKQLVNQALVLITVGGNDFVNNYYLVPYSARSAQYSLPDYVKYLISEYQKILQKLYDLGARRVLVTGTGPMGCVPAELALRSTNGQCSAELQRAASLFNPQLVQMLSGLNSRIGSDVFVGVNTQQIHNDFIHNPQSFGFVTSKVACCGQGPYNGLGLCTPASTLCPNRDIYAFWDAFHPSERANGLIVQQIVSGSTEYMHPMNLSTIMALDSRN, from the exons ATGGCTAGAATGTTGCTTCTTTGTTCAAGGATGGTTTTCATGATGGCGATGACATTGGGTAGTTTTAGCACTAATATTGCTGAGGCTGCTCGGGCTTTCTTCGTCTTTGGAGATTCACTGGTCGACAACGGCAACAACAACTACTTGGCAACCACTGCCCGAGCTGACTCCCCTCCCTACGGCATTGATTACCCAACTCATCGCCCCACAGGCCGATTCTCTAATGGCCGAAATATTCCTGATTTTAtca GTGAGCAAATTGGCTCGGAACCCACGTTGCCATACCTGAGCCCGGAGCTCAGTGGACAAAGACTACTCATTGGCGCCAACTTTGCTTCTGCTGGCATTGGAATTCTGAATGACACTGGAATTCAGTTC ATAAACATAATAAGAATGTTCAGACAGCTTGAATACTTCCAAGAGTACCAGCGACGAGTGGCTGCAATTATTGGTGATCAGCGAGCTAAGCAACTGGTTAATCAAGCACTCGTCCTCATTACTGTTGGTGGTAACGATTTTGTGAACAACTACTACTTGGTACCTTACTCTGCCAGATCTGCCCAGTACTCTCTTCCAGATTATGTCAAGTATCTCATTTCCGAGTACCAAAAGATTCTTCAG AAGCTATATGATCTTGGAGCACGTAGGGTTCTGGTGACAGGGACAGGACCGATGGGTTGCGTTCCGGCAGAATTGGCGCTGCGAAGCACAAATGGGCAATGCTCAGCTGAGCTGCAAAGGGCTGCGTCCTTGTTCAACCCGCAACTCGTTCAGATGCTAAGTGGGCTCAACAGTAGGATTGGTTCGGATGTTTTTGTCGGTGTTAATACACAGCAAATACACAATGATTTCATCCATAATCCTCAAAGCTTTG GATTTGTTACATCGAAGGTAGCATGCTGTGGGCAAGGACCCTATAATGGTCTTGGACTCTGTACACCAGCATCCACCTTATGCCCAAACAGAGACATTTATGCATTTTGGGATGCATTCCATCCATCTGAAAGGGCAAACGGGCTCATTGTTCAGCAGATCGTAAGTGGCTCTACCGAATACATGCACCCCATGAATCTCAGCACCATCATGGCCTTGGACTCCAGGAACTAA